ACGCTATACAATACTGGCGCACGCGTTTCCGAACTGATCGGTCTGCGGGTGGGTGACGTCGTTCTGGATAAGGCGCCCTGTGCACATATCCACGGCAAAGGCCGGAAACAGCGCACCGTACCGTTGTGGCGCTCAACCGCGAGCCAAATCAGAAGCTGGTTGCCGCGGATCCGGTCATCGCCTGATCAGATTCTGTTTCCGAATCGCTCGGGGAACCCGATGACGCGATCCAACGTTACGGATCGGCTCAAACTCGCAGCGCGGACAGCCACCAGGCAATGCCCTCAACTATCAAGCCATCCCATTTCACCGCATGTCATCCGGCACTCGACTGGGACTCATCTGCTGCAATCGGGCGTTGACCTGAGTGTCATTGCACTGTGGCTTGGACACGAAAGCCCAGCGACTACTCACATGTACGTCGAGGCCGACCTCGCGATGAAGGAGCGTGCGCTCAATACTTTGCAACCACCTCACAGCAGAATCGCGCGATATCGACCGCCCGATCGCTTGATGCAGTTCCTGGAAAGCTTGTAATTATGCGCAGTTCACACCACGGATCCGCCATCCACAGCCCATCGCAGAAGAACGAATTGGCGTCTGTGGCGCGGAACTGCGCATATTCCCGAGATCGTCATAGTTGCGTCCTTTGCCGCGCAGGTGCACGCACGCTGCACCGTCGAGGACCACATCGACGATCCGTACTCCGATGATCTCGGAGACACGCGCCCCTGTGTTGTAGAGCATCGTCAGTAGCAAGTGATCGCGCCGCGAGGACCAGCTCTCGCCCGGCTGGCCGAGTACGGTCACCATCTCCGCACGCGTGAGGTAGTTCAGCATCGGCCGCTCGAAACGCTTCATCGGCACTGCCAGTGCGCGCTCGACGTCGTGCAACGACGTCACGTCGCGGCGGCCGGCGAACTTCAGGAACGCGCGCAGCGCGGTGAGCCGCAAGTTTCGGCTGCGAACCGAGTTCTTCCGATCCTGCTCCAGATGGTCAAGGAAGGCCAGAATCAGATCGGGTTGGATGTCGGCCAGCCGCATCGTGGTCGGCGCCTTGCCGAGCTGACGGCAGGCGAAGTGCAGAAACAGCAGCAAGGCATCCCGGTAACAGGCCACTGTACGCGGACTGAGCGCCCGCTGCGCGACCAGGTACTCGGTAAAGAATTGCTGGACCAGCGCAGCGAACGAAGGCGGCTTCGGGGCTAGGGTCTCACGCATTTTGCACCTCCCCCTTGGCCGTGAACGACTTGAAACGTCCGGCAGCCAGCGCCATCAACTCGGGCACCGCCGAGAGGTACCAGTAGGTGTTGGTAACCATCGTATGTCCCACGTAGGTCGACAGCGACAGCATGGCCTGATCGATGTCGACGCCCTGGGCCTGCCACTGCACGATGCGGCGCACGACGAAGGTGTGCCGCTAATTCCGCAAGCGGAATTAGCGGCATAACTCCGAGGCCAAGATTATTCCGAGTGCGACCTTTCTGGGCGCGGGATTCCCGGCACTGCGTTGCGGAGAGGCGGTGCCGGTACTCGGAATTATTAGAGGTTCTTCAGGAATTGCATGAGCCGATCATCAGGTCGGTATCGAGATATCTGGACTTTCCTGTTTGACGTTTTAGCAAGTGCGCGCTCCTTCAGTTGCATGTCTGCATGCAGATAGATCGCTGTTGTTTCGGGCGATTCGTGCCCCAGCCATAGTGCGATCACGGTTTGTTCGGCCCCGTGATGGAGCAGATCCATGGCCAGGGTGTGCCTCAATACATGCGGAGTCACGCGTTTATGCACGAGTGATGGACAGTGCTGGCACGCGATACGGAGATGCTTGTCCAACATGTATTGCAAGGCATCATGGCTTAACGCGGTTCCGCGCGTGGTCGGAAAGACTGGCTCATGAGGCTTGCCTTGTCGCTCACGCAGCCAACTGCGCAACACCAGAACGGTGGCTTTACCCAATGGCGTGCAACGGCGCTTCCGACCCTTGCCTTCGCATCGAACGTGCGCGCCGATGCCAAGCAAAACATCTTCACAGTGAATCCCGATAAGCTCAGCGGCGCGCAGGCCGGTCTGGACAGCCAACGTCAAAAGCGCGTGATCACGGCGACCAGACCATGTCGTAAGATCGGGTGCGGCAAGCAGCGCATCGACCTCAACCTGAGTCAGATAAGCGATGGGGCTGCGCGTGTAGCGCTTGCTTGGCATCGCCAGGACGCGTTGCGCCACCGCGCTATGCTCCGGCGCGTGCAACGCCACGTAGCGGAAGAAGGAATGGATTGCAGCGAGACGCACGTTGCGACTGCGGGCGCTATTCTTTCGTTCGTGCTCCAGGTAATCGAGGAATGCGCCCAACAGCGGCGTGTCAAGTTCTGAGACCGTCAGATTTGAAGGCGCCTTGCCGAGACGTCTTTGCGCGTACTGGAGAAGCAGCCGAAAGGTGTCCCGATAGCTCGCGACGGTGTAGGAACTCGCCTGACGCTGCTGCATGAGCCGATCCATGAAGAACGCCTGCAGAAGTGCGGGGAGCGTGCTGATAGTACTCATGGCCGTAGTCCTTGTCTGGAGCGTTCCACGAAGCGCAGCGCATAGCGCAGCAACTCGGGCGTCGCTGTCAAATACCAGTACGTGTCTGTGATATGCGCGTGCCCGAGGTAGGCCGACAGAAACGGCAGGCGTTGCTCGACATCGACACCGCGTCGATACCAGTTGAGCAGCGTGCGAGTGGCCAGCCGGTGACGCAGATCGTGCAGACGAGGCCCTCGGGAGTCGCCGGCACCGCGTAGGCCGATCTCATGCGACAGCTTCACAAAGGTCCATCGCACGCACCATTCTGTTAAACGGGTTCCGTGTTCCGAGACAAAAAAGCTCGGTGTTTCGAAATCGCTGCACAAGCGATCCCGCAGGACTGCGTAGCGCTGCAGTGCCCGTTGTGTGGAAACGTGGAGCGGTACATAGCGCATCTTGCCAAACTTCGCGCCACGGATCGTCAACACTCCGTTGGCCAGATCGACGTCGTTGCGATCAAGTTGCAAGGCCTCGTTGACTCGTAGCCCCGTAGTTGCGTAGAGGCCGAAGAGCGTGAAGAATGTAAGAGGCCTCAGGCCAGTGAGAGTCGGAAGGCGGCGGGCGGCAGCAAGCAACCGTGTGATCTCTTCGTCGCGGTAAAGGTATGGAGCTGGACGATGGTACCGGTGGGGAAGCAGGTCTGCCGGCGGTACGGCGTTGCGCGGATCGTTTGCGCCGCAATACTGCGCGAAACGACGCAACATGCCGAGGCGGTTTGCCCACTGGGCGGGTTGTGCGGTGGCCGGCTGCATCGCCCATGCAACTGCGAGCTCGGTCGTGATGTATTCTGCACCCTCTCGAGAAGCGAAGTCGACAAAGCCTTGTAGCAGTCGGCCGGATAGGCGCAGCTTGAACCCGAGAGCGCGACGGACTGCGAGGTACTCATCGAGTGCGATCTGTAACTTGATCATGATGCACCTCCCGGCCACGGCAGCGCGATATTACGTAGCGCTGCGATGTCCACTTTGGCGTAAATCTGTGTAGTTGTCGGCTGCCGGTGACGCAGCAGTTGACCAATCTCACCCAGCGTCGCACCGCGGCGAAGCAGATTGGTGGCAAGGGAATGGCGGAACAGGTGCGCCCCCTTGAACTCAGGGGCAAGACCGGCCCGACCAAGGGCGCGGCGAACAATGCAGCAGATCGCGACCGACGCGGCAAGCCCCTGGTGCGGAGCCTTCATCCGAATGAACACCCGACGCGTCGCACACGCGGGACGGACGTCACAAAGATAGCTCGCCAATGCCGCGCCAACCTCCGAGGGCATTGGCAAGCGTTCCAGTCGCTGACCTTTGCCCCGAACGACGAACTCGCCACGCTCCCAGTCCAGATCGTCCAGCGTCATGGCCAGCACCTCGCCGCCCCGCAACCCGAGTCGGGCCAGGAGCAGCAAGATCGCATAATCGCGCTTGCCGGCCGGTGTGCTGCGATTGCAGCAGGCGAGCAATCGTTCGACCTGATCGGGAAGCAACGACCTGGGCAGATGTGACAGTCTCCAGCATGCCACCCCAGGCAGAGTGGAAGCCAGGTCTGTCTGGATAGCGCCACGCTGCAGTAGAAATCGAAGGAACGAGCGCAGCGCGGTGACGACTGTCTTGCCCTGGTTGCGACTCACACGCTGGATCTCACGGAGAATGAAATCGTGCAGATCCTGCGGCCGCAACTGGCCAGGATGCGGAACCTTGCACCCAAATCGCTCATCAAGGAAGCGCCGGATGACGAGCTGGTATCTGACGACAGTTGAGAGTGACAGGCCACGCTCAGTATAGAGAAATGCTTCGAACTCGAGAATAAGGCGGTTCGATCGGGCTCGATCGAGCCTCTGTGCTGCCGGAGCGATGTCACCGCGGTCGCGAAGGTACGTGAGAAATTGCTGACCAGTAGCGAGATCGCCTCGTCGTATGCTGTTCTGGAGCCGGCGAGCTTCCTGGAACTGTCTTAGCCGCGCCTCATTTAGGTTTGCCAAAGGAATCTGACGCCGTTCGAGCCATCGGCTCAGCGCGGCTAGAAAATCACACTTTGTGTGGACTGTGTTCGCCGCATACCCCGTCCGCGAAAGTTGAGCAGTAAAACCGCCAACGTGGGCGGCCAGCGGCCCGCTGCAAAACTGTCGATCGGGAGAGGTTGTTCCACCGTGGCAAGTGAGCATCATCATGACGCCTCCTTAAGAATCCGGAAATATTCCCGGATGGAGACAACAGAATAATGCCGAGAAAATGAGCGGCGTTTCCGAGCTCAGTCGAGCAACGACGCCTCATACCGACGACTATCGAGATCGGACTCGGAATAATCTTGGCCTCGGAGTTATGCCGCAGGTCATGAATGCGTGGGGCATGATGCGCTCCGCGGTTGCCCCAGCTCAGCTGCTGGCTTAGGTCGCGGAAGACGCGATGCACCTGACGCTCGCCGAGTGGCAGACCTCGTCGTCGACCGCGGGTGCTGACGAACAATGGGCCATCTTCCGCCGGCGGCCCCTCGGTCAAGTCGCGCTGCAAGCAATACCGGCGCAAGCAATCCACGGTGCTTGGGTGCATAGGAACCTGGCGCGACTTGCCGAACTTGGCCCGACGGATGGTCAGCATCCCGTCCTTGAGATCAATGTCGCCGTTGCGCAGCGACAGCGCCTCGCCGATCCGCAGCCCCGTGGCGGCGATCAATCCAAACAGCGTTTCGTAGACGGCACCGCGGAGCCCCGGCGAAGGCCCGAGTCGGCGCGAGCGAGCAAGTAGGTCAACTATCTCTTCTTCGCTGAAGATGTGTGGCGCTTGCCGCGCCGGCAACCGTCCGAAGATCGAATCGTCGGGTACCTCAGTGCACGGCTCGAACTGCTGCAGCCAGCGCAGGAACGTGCGCAACCTCTTCAGCCGCCGCGCCCAGGTCCGTGGGTCATTGCCCTCGTGGCGGTCGCTTCGAGCCCAGGCGGCCATGAATTCCACCTTCAAGGCGCCGCGATGACCGGCAGTGTGGACATGGCGCGCGAAGCTGCGTAGGACGTAGCCATCATCGGAGAAGCCCAGTTGGCGACGCTCGACCAGAAACTGTTCGACGCGTGCTTGCACAGAAGTCGGCGTGCTCATGCTGCACTCCCCGGCCATGGCAGCGCGACCTCGACCAACTTGCGGCTATCGAGCTTGGCATAGATCATGGTCGTGTTCAGCGAGCGGTGACGCAGGACGTCGGCGACTTCCTTCAGCGAGGAGCCACCGGCCAGCAAGCGGTTGGCCATCGTGTGGCGCAGCAGATGCGAGCGTGTGTAAGGAAGGCCGGCGCGGGCGAAGGCTTGGCGGATCGTCTTGCGAACGAGATCGGCACCAGCGGGCTGGTCGCGGGGCGCGACATGGCGGACGAAGACGGCCCGATTGGAAGTCTTGGGACGCTCCTGCTTGAGGTAGGCCGCGATGGCTTCGCCGGTAGTGGCAGGTAGCGGCAGCAGATCCTCGCGGCGTCCCTTGGTGTGGCGCAGGACAAGCGTACCGGCTTGCCAGTCGATATCGTCTAGGCTAAGGCGGGCGATCTCGCCGCTGCGCAGTCCGAGGTCGAGCGCACAGCGCACGATGGCGTCGGCTCGTCTCATCGAGCGGCCCTGTTGGCCGAGCGATCTGATCAACCGCTCGACCTCTTCCGCCGTCAGCGACTTGGGCAACGAGGACAGCGACCAGTTAGCAGGATAGGACACAGCGCCCAACAGTCCGTGGATAAGATCGCCGAGCGAGGCGCGATAGCGGAAGTAGCCGCGCAGCGATGCCACGACCGACCCAGCATTCGCCGGTTTGCTATAGAGCTTCGCTTGACCGGCGAAGAAACGCCGAACGTGCTCGGGCTTGATCGCGGCGACGTCGACGGCACCCTCGCCGAAACGAGCCGTCAGCAACCGTCCGACGATGCGCAGGGCTATGCTCCGCGTCTTAGGCGCCAGGCCGCGCACGTGATCCATGTACTCGTCGTAGCGGCGCAGTTCCTCGTCTACCGGTGTTGCACGGTCTGCGGGCACCGCGATGACGCCCTGAGCGCGCAACACCACGAGCAGATGTCCTAGCGCCGCGCTGTGGTCACCCCGATCGCGTCGGATCGTGCCGGCGCACTCGCACTGCTGCAGATGCTCGTCGAGGAACTCAGCAATCAACACTTCGTCGATCCTTCGCCGCCGACGGTGCCCGAAGTGCGCCCATTGAGCGAAATGCGTGATGTAGCGAAGATAGGTAACGACCGTCTTTACAGCGTACCGGCGTTGCCTCAGGTACTGCTTGAACGCACTAATGCATGGCCCGATCGGCCCGTCGGGGAAATGGTCTATCTCAGTGCGGTGGGAGCGGCGATCGATGCCCATGGTGATCTCCAGAAGTGGGACCACCACTGCATCCGTAGATGAGAACTATGTCCAGATCTTTACCCGTTCGCCTTGCCAACGCTTTGCAACACTTGGGTCCGCGTCGTCAGCCACCGACCATCTGCGCATAGTTGCGACCTGAGCATAGGGCTCGCTATGTAAACCTTTGCATAGCGACCCCAAGCGGTCCTCTGTCTCAACTGCAAGGGCACTCGACGTAAGCTGACGCAAACAGCCTTCTTCGTGATGTAACCCGGCACGGCAGTCCTTCGGGACGTGCCTCCGCAGGTTTATACGCGTTAGGTTTAGAAGGGACGCAACTAGAAAGCCTCTCCGGACACGGACGAAGTTTTTTTGCGCGTATGACACCGCATCCGATCCTGTCAGCGGCTTTCAAAAATAACTGGTAAAGAGGTAAAGGCCTTAATGCAACGCCGCTGGTAGCCGCGCTCGCTACGATCAGTCTGTTGCGACATTCCGCCGGCCAGGTTGGGTTCGCGCCGGCGGACCCGTCAGCATACCCTGTGCGCTTCTCGGAACCGCTGTCGGCATGAGCTCCACAAGCGGCTATCAGATAAGCATTTCGCTCGAGCCGTGAACGTGCTGGCGATCGTCCCGGGGATCAGCTACTTCGGATCGTAGAGCCGAGAGCGGGCGGTTACATCGGCGATGGGCGCCCGGGGACAGAAATTTGCCGGGTCCAATTCACGTTGGCGTCGCGCGGTCGATCAGCGCACCTTTCGAAATACCCCACCCTGTGAGGTAGCCCGACTCGGCCGATAGGCACGCGCAGCGAACTGAAGCAGTGGCGATCAACCCGCTCCGAAGCGCGGCGGATTTAATGTGGTCAAGGCGTATTTTTTCTGAAAGTGGAAGGCGGGTGAGGTCCATTACTACGGTCCTCCGGCATCCATCGCCATGCACGTTTTGTCCGGGTGAACGTCGTCTCTGTCCATTGAGGGGAACGCGGCTCAGGCTCTAAATTGGCGTCACTAAACCCATCGGGCGCTTGCGAGAAACAAGTTTATCTCGCGCGCCACCCGCCCGAACATACTGCCAGCGGAGCGGTCGGTTCGGGCGGCTCTAGAGGAGACACCGCCATGCCCCATCAGATCACCCTCCGTTTTGAGGACGGAGTGACCCGCTTCATCGAGTGCGAGGAGGGCGAGCGCGTCACCGATGCCGCCATTCGCGCGAGAATCAATATTCCACTCGATTGCCGTGATGGTGTGTGTGGCACCTGCAAAGCGGTCTGCGAGTCCGGCGAATACGTTCTGGGCGACTGCGTGGAAGATGCGCTTAGCCCGGAGGAGGCGAGTGCCCGCAAGGTTCTCACCTGCCAGATGAGCCCACGTTCCGACTGCGTGATCGAGATCGCCACGAACTCCGATGTCTCGGGTACGGGCCCGTCTTCCCACAGCGGACGAATCGTCGCCTGCCAGCGAGCGTCAGACACCACGATTTCGTTCTCGGTCGAGCTCGAGAACCGCGCGGATCTCGGCTTCCTTCCTGGGCAGTATGTCAACATCCAAGTGCCCGGCACCGATCAGACACGGTCCTACTCCTTCAGCTCAGGGCCGTCCGAGCCACACTTGTCCTTCCTGGTGCGCAATGTGCGTCAGGGGGTGATGTCGACCTGGCTCTGTGAAACTGCCAAAGTAGGGGACCCAGTCGAGTTTCGCGGCCCGATGGGGAGCTTCTACCTGCGTCCCATTGAGCGCCCGTTGCTGTTTCTGGCGGGTGGCACCGGCCTCGCGCCGTTCCTCTCGATGCTGGACAAGATCGTCGAGGACGGCGGCAGCCCGTATCCGATCCACATGATCCTGGGTGTGAACAGCGATGAGGATCTGGTTGGCATCGACCGGCTCGAAAGCTATGCGCAGCGCCTGCCGAACTTCACCTATGCCTGCACCGTCTCCAGCGCTGACAGTGCCCATCCCAACAAAGGCTATGTCACCCACCACATCATCGCCTCCCAGCTCAACGGTGGCGATGCGGATGTCTACCTCTGCGGCCCGCCGCCGATGGTTGATGCGGTGCGCAGTTTTCTCTCGTCTGAAGGGCTGACGCCGTGCAATTTCTATTATGAGAAGTTCGCCGGCACTGGCCTGGTGGTCCAGACCGGCGAGGAGCGCATCGCTCCTGTTGATGTCGATGAAGCCTTCGACTTGCGCATGGCTCTCGAACTGGGGGCGGCTCAGCTGACCATGGGCCGGCTGTCCAGCGAGCAATTGATCATCTTCCGCCAGCTCGCCGAGGCGACGGCGCCCTTTGTGTCCGGACGGCGCTTTACCGACGTTCCGCGCTACATCGAGGCAAACCATGCCTTCCACCTGTTCACGATCGAAGCTTCCGGGAACGCCCAGCTGATCGCGCTCTACCGGCAACTGGCCGTGCAGGACTACATCGCTCGCGCGCTGACGGACCAGATCGAGATCGTCGGCGATATCGTCCAGCAGCACCGGGACATTGTTGCCGCCTTCGAACTGGGCGACCTGAACGCGGCGCGGGACGTGATTGCACTGCATGCGCTCCATTCCAAGGCCACGATGAGCCGGGCGCTGGAGCGTGTGGCGATGGGCAAGATGGCACCCGTGGTCCAAGCTCCCCCCTCGCCCCCGTCTGCTGTGCCGCAGGTCTGCCCATTCACGGCCAAGACCCTTCCGGCCTATTCACACGAACTGGACTGGCCCGAGGGGTTGGCGCCATTCAAGGTGGTCGATGACGGCTCGCAAGGCGACCCTTACGAGCACTACCGCTGGATGCGGGAGCATGCGCCGGTACTGCGTTGCCAGTCGGCGACTTCTGATGTGTGGTTCCTCTCGCGCTATGACGATGTCTACCAGGCGATCCGCAACCCGAAGCTGTTTTCCTCCGAGGTCGTCAGCCCGCCGCCGCTGACGTTCCTGACGCTGTTCGATGCACCCGACCATTCGCGGTTACGCAAGGTCGTCCAGCCGTCTTTCCTGCCGCTGGCGCTCGATCCCTTTGTCGAGCAGGTCGAGCAAAGGGCGGAAGATCTGCTCGACGCGATGATTGCGAAAGGCGGCGGTGATGTCGTCAACGATTTCGCCATCCCGCTCAGCATCTCGACCATCTCCACGATGATCGACGTGCCGAACGAGGATGAGGAGAAGATGAAGTTCTGGTCGGACGAGACCTTTAGCTACTTCGGACGCCTCGCCCGCAATGCGCCGG
Above is a genomic segment from Paraburkholderia aromaticivorans containing:
- a CDS encoding site-specific integrase; this translates as MSKRQSHCSSSNFAALLQEFFVERLMQQRAVSPQTIASYRDTFRLFLQFAQARLHKSPVELALADINVDLVLAFLRHLEDNRHNCARTRNSRLVAIRSFLKYAALKDISSLAVIQSTLAIPMKRFDRPLIGHLSRDEIEALLAAPDPNTWCGQRDRVLFATLYNTGARVSELIGLRVGDVVLDKAPCAHIHGKGRKQRTVPLWRSTASQIRSWLPRIRSSPDQILFPNRSGNPMTRSNVTDRLKLAARTATRQCPQLSSHPISPHVIRHSTGTHLLQSGVDLSVIALWLGHESPATTHMYVEADLAMKERALNTLQPPHSRIARYRPPDRLMQFLESL
- a CDS encoding tyrosine-type recombinase/integrase, which gives rise to MRETLAPKPPSFAALVQQFFTEYLVAQRALSPRTVACYRDALLLFLHFACRQLGKAPTTMRLADIQPDLILAFLDHLEQDRKNSVRSRNLRLTALRAFLKFAGRRDVTSLHDVERALAVPMKRFERPMLNYLTRAEMVTVLGQPGESWSSRRDHLLLTMLYNTGARVSEIIGVRIVDVVLDGAACVHLRGKGRNYDDLGNMRSSAPQTPIRSSAMGCGWRIRGVNCA
- a CDS encoding tyrosine-type recombinase/integrase; amino-acid sequence: MSTISTLPALLQAFFMDRLMQQRQASSYTVASYRDTFRLLLQYAQRRLGKAPSNLTVSELDTPLLGAFLDYLEHERKNSARSRNVRLAAIHSFFRYVALHAPEHSAVAQRVLAMPSKRYTRSPIAYLTQVEVDALLAAPDLTTWSGRRDHALLTLAVQTGLRAAELIGIHCEDVLLGIGAHVRCEGKGRKRRCTPLGKATVLVLRSWLRERQGKPHEPVFPTTRGTALSHDALQYMLDKHLRIACQHCPSLVHKRVTPHVLRHTLAMDLLHHGAEQTVIALWLGHESPETTAIYLHADMQLKERALAKTSNRKVQISRYRPDDRLMQFLKNL
- a CDS encoding tyrosine-type recombinase/integrase yields the protein MIKLQIALDEYLAVRRALGFKLRLSGRLLQGFVDFASREGAEYITTELAVAWAMQPATAQPAQWANRLGMLRRFAQYCGANDPRNAVPPADLLPHRYHRPAPYLYRDEEITRLLAAARRLPTLTGLRPLTFFTLFGLYATTGLRVNEALQLDRNDVDLANGVLTIRGAKFGKMRYVPLHVSTQRALQRYAVLRDRLCSDFETPSFFVSEHGTRLTEWCVRWTFVKLSHEIGLRGAGDSRGPRLHDLRHRLATRTLLNWYRRGVDVEQRLPFLSAYLGHAHITDTYWYLTATPELLRYALRFVERSRQGLRP
- a CDS encoding site-specific integrase; amino-acid sequence: MSRNQGKTVVTALRSFLRFLLQRGAIQTDLASTLPGVACWRLSHLPRSLLPDQVERLLACCNRSTPAGKRDYAILLLLARLGLRGGEVLAMTLDDLDWERGEFVVRGKGQRLERLPMPSEVGAALASYLCDVRPACATRRVFIRMKAPHQGLAASVAICCIVRRALGRAGLAPEFKGAHLFRHSLATNLLRRGATLGEIGQLLRHRQPTTTQIYAKVDIAALRNIALPWPGGAS
- a CDS encoding tyrosine-type recombinase/integrase yields the protein MSTPTSVQARVEQFLVERRQLGFSDDGYVLRSFARHVHTAGHRGALKVEFMAAWARSDRHEGNDPRTWARRLKRLRTFLRWLQQFEPCTEVPDDSIFGRLPARQAPHIFSEEEIVDLLARSRRLGPSPGLRGAVYETLFGLIAATGLRIGEALSLRNGDIDLKDGMLTIRRAKFGKSRQVPMHPSTVDCLRRYCLQRDLTEGPPAEDGPLFVSTRGRRRGLPLGERQVHRVFRDLSQQLSWGNRGAHHAPRIHDLRHNSEAKIIPSPISIVVGMRRRCSTELGNAAHFLGIILLSPSGNISGFLRRRHDDAHLPRWNNLSRSTVLQRAAGRPRWRFYCSTFADGVCGEHSPHKV
- a CDS encoding site-specific integrase; the protein is MGIDRRSHRTEIDHFPDGPIGPCISAFKQYLRQRRYAVKTVVTYLRYITHFAQWAHFGHRRRRRIDEVLIAEFLDEHLQQCECAGTIRRDRGDHSAALGHLLVVLRAQGVIAVPADRATPVDEELRRYDEYMDHVRGLAPKTRSIALRIVGRLLTARFGEGAVDVAAIKPEHVRRFFAGQAKLYSKPANAGSVVASLRGYFRYRASLGDLIHGLLGAVSYPANWSLSSLPKSLTAEEVERLIRSLGQQGRSMRRADAIVRCALDLGLRSGEIARLSLDDIDWQAGTLVLRHTKGRREDLLPLPATTGEAIAAYLKQERPKTSNRAVFVRHVAPRDQPAGADLVRKTIRQAFARAGLPYTRSHLLRHTMANRLLAGGSSLKEVADVLRHRSLNTTMIYAKLDSRKLVEVALPWPGSAA
- the benC gene encoding benzoate 1,2-dioxygenase electron transfer component BenC, encoding MPHQITLRFEDGVTRFIECEEGERVTDAAIRARINIPLDCRDGVCGTCKAVCESGEYVLGDCVEDALSPEEASARKVLTCQMSPRSDCVIEIATNSDVSGTGPSSHSGRIVACQRASDTTISFSVELENRADLGFLPGQYVNIQVPGTDQTRSYSFSSGPSEPHLSFLVRNVRQGVMSTWLCETAKVGDPVEFRGPMGSFYLRPIERPLLFLAGGTGLAPFLSMLDKIVEDGGSPYPIHMILGVNSDEDLVGIDRLESYAQRLPNFTYACTVSSADSAHPNKGYVTHHIIASQLNGGDADVYLCGPPPMVDAVRSFLSSEGLTPCNFYYEKFAGTGLVVQTGEERIAPVDVDEAFDLRMALELGAAQLTMGRLSSEQLIIFRQLAEATAPFVSGRRFTDVPRYIEANHAFHLFTIEASGNAQLIALYRQLAVQDYIARALTDQIEIVGDIVQQHRDIVAAFELGDLNAARDVIALHALHSKATMSRALERVAMGKMAPVVQAPPSPPSAVPQVCPFTAKTLPAYSHELDWPEGLAPFKVVDDGSQGDPYEHYRWMREHAPVLRCQSATSDVWFLSRYDDVYQAIRNPKLFSSEVVSPPPLTFLTLFDAPDHSRLRKVVQPSFLPLALDPFVEQVEQRAEDLLDAMIAKGGGDVVNDFAIPLSISTISTMIDVPNEDEEKMKFWSDETFSYFGRLARNAPGTGTDEQSAQAFFAYLKEALERLALTDSQSIAGHIARMWKDGLLSEKEAKELCAFVFIAGHDTTTILVANAFRMLAEQPDLLGRIREKPADADRFVEEVARYRGTVQRVSRITTEATTVAGVDLPKGAVVRLLLSAANRDSSKFAEGETFDIDRDTGGHLGFGNGMHKCLGAPLAKLETLIATKALARKVGAIALDPARPIQYVRGNNLTNSGPEHLFVKLGGLSA